From a region of the Theobroma cacao cultivar B97-61/B2 chromosome 8, Criollo_cocoa_genome_V2, whole genome shotgun sequence genome:
- the LOC108663046 gene encoding uncharacterized protein LOC108663046: MISHLCGVIKDVLLKVGKLYIPMDFVVLEMEEHQEIPIILGRPLLATASALINARKGRITLKVREEVVESIIFNALKYPSSTAQCYRVDLANESKSNLTLPPTSKQVPTHESEPLPLNLNTKQCYGEHNLPPSSDLDFEVGQHVTHSSSHLNL, translated from the coding sequence ATGATAAGTCACCTTTGTGGGGTTATAAAGGATGTCTTGCTTAAGGTTGGGAAATTGTACATTCCAATGGATTTCGTTGTACTTGAGATGGAGGAACATCAAGAGATTCCAATCATACTGGGACGTCCACTCTTGGCCACTGCAAGTGCACTAATCAATGCAAGGAAAGGCAGAATAACTCTCAAAGTTAGAGAAGAGGTAGTTGAATCTATTATTTTCAATGCTCTTAAATACCCTTCCTCCACAGCTCAATGTTATAGAGTGGACTTAGCCAATGAAAGTAAAAGTAATCTTACTCTACCACCTACAAGTAAGCAAGTACCAACTCATGAGTCAGAGCCATTGCCACTAAATCTCAACACAAAGCAGTGTTATGGTGAGCATAATCTACCACCTTCTAGTGATCTTGATTTTGAGGTTGGACAACACGTAACACACTCTAGTTCACACCTCAACCTTTGA